Genomic segment of Paenibacillus sp. FSL R5-0912:
GATACAAAAAATAGACACCCGGACTGCGATCAGTCCGGATGCCTATTTCTTGTTGCACCCTGGCAATTGCGGTCCTCTTCTCAGGCATGCTGGTTAGCCGGGGTTATACCCGAATGTCAAATCTACCTTCGCGATCTGTAGTTGCCGTCGCAATTTCCTGCGCAGATGCCGCCATCAGCTTACTGCTGTCAGCAGGTTTCTCTGGCGGTACAGCTGCACTTCCGGCCGAAGAGGAGCTGCTTGTCCCCTGTGACTTTTGGGCAATTTGCGCTTCGATCTGCTTGATCTGCTGCTCAAGCTGTTTGGTCTTGGTTTCTTTGGTCTTCTCGTCGTCTTTACTTGAACTTACCTTCTCAAGATCAGCTTCCAGCTTTGCCTTTTGCTTCTCTAGCGCGGCTGTGTCCGTTGCACTGGAGGACGAATACGAGGTGGACGTTGATGCGGATACGGATGAAATATTCATGCCTATCCCT
This window contains:
- a CDS encoding FlxA-like family protein, with the protein product MNISSVSASTSTSYSSSSATDTAALEKQKAKLEADLEKVSSSKDDEKTKETKTKQLEQQIKQIEAQIAQKSQGTSSSSSAGSAAVPPEKPADSSKLMAASAQEIATATTDREGRFDIRV